A genome region from Clostridium pasteurianum includes the following:
- a CDS encoding alpha/beta hydrolase yields the protein MKRYCRLKKVLLILFVIIFILVNSAGLYVGNIIYNKVCVMQFDRSQSSYNNFKSTFDYERYNLLNKSDVFIQSDFGYKLSGTYIKNFVDTRKTVIIVHGITGSRWESMKYADIYLDLGYNVLIYDSRYHGTSGGSDITLGYFEKYDLNNCVKWVKKKTPGGIIGVHGESMGAATALLQSNMNEGTKDVSFYVVDCPFSDLPELFKDKLNDEMKNHGALVAKAVVFYSSLIAFFKSGFSVYAISPIKAIDDVKTPIMFVHGADDDLIPPEMSVDLYVHKKGPKYLYIAPNAGHAEAYLKNKVEYTNKVREFLVNIHVEDDKTDINKPVKMY from the coding sequence GTGAAAAGGTATTGTAGATTGAAAAAGGTATTACTAATACTATTTGTAATCATATTTATTTTAGTGAATTCTGCTGGATTATATGTGGGAAACATTATATATAATAAGGTATGTGTAATGCAATTTGATAGAAGTCAAAGCAGTTATAATAATTTTAAATCCACATTTGATTACGAAAGGTACAATCTCTTAAATAAGAGTGATGTATTTATACAATCTGATTTTGGATATAAACTTTCGGGGACATATATAAAGAACTTTGTTGATACAAGAAAAACTGTAATAATAGTTCATGGAATAACCGGTAGTCGGTGGGAGTCAATGAAGTATGCTGATATATATCTTGATTTAGGGTATAATGTTTTAATTTATGATTCTAGATATCATGGAACAAGCGGTGGAAGTGATATAACTCTTGGCTATTTTGAAAAGTATGATTTAAATAACTGTGTAAAATGGGTAAAAAAGAAGACACCTGGAGGAATTATAGGAGTTCACGGTGAATCAATGGGTGCTGCTACAGCTCTTTTGCAATCCAATATGAATGAAGGAACTAAAGATGTTTCATTTTATGTTGTAGACTGTCCTTTTTCTGATTTGCCAGAACTTTTTAAAGATAAGCTAAATGATGAAATGAAAAATCATGGTGCATTAGTTGCTAAAGCAGTGGTTTTTTACTCGAGTTTAATTGCATTTTTTAAATCTGGATTTTCTGTGTATGCCATTTCACCTATAAAAGCAATTGACGATGTGAAAACACCTATAATGTTTGTTCATGGAGCAGATGACGACCTTATTCCGCCGGAAATGTCAGTGGATTTATATGTGCATAAAAAAGGACCTAAGTACTTATATATTGCGCCTAATGCAGGTCATGCTGAGGCGTATCTTAAAAATAAAGTTGAGTACACAAATAAGGTAAGAGAGTTTCTGGTAAACATTCATGTTGAAGATGATAAAACAGATATAAATAAGCCAGTAAAAATGTATTGA